A genomic stretch from Cellulomonas sp. KRMCY2 includes:
- a CDS encoding DUF4191 domain-containing protein — MARQRSAEPSPAPSGKAPKVRKTRWYHQVWSAYQMTRKADPAVTWWLLASFVGVMAVALVIGFAVNQVVYLIVVGLPFAVLAAMFILARRAETAAYRQIEGQPGAALSALRTIRRGWDFPEEPVAMDPRNQDLVFRGVGRAGVVLVGEGPAGRIPRLLDLERKKITRILPNVPITLIQAGNGEGQVPLRKLPRAVQRLKSTLTKQEAEEVTKRLRSLGGAKLPIPKGVDPYRVRPDRKGMRGR; from the coding sequence ATGGCCCGTCAGCGTTCTGCCGAACCCTCCCCTGCGCCCAGCGGCAAGGCACCCAAGGTCCGCAAGACCCGGTGGTACCACCAGGTCTGGTCCGCGTACCAGATGACCCGCAAGGCCGACCCCGCCGTCACGTGGTGGCTGCTCGCGTCCTTCGTCGGCGTCATGGCCGTCGCGCTGGTCATCGGCTTCGCGGTCAACCAGGTCGTCTACCTGATCGTCGTCGGCCTGCCGTTCGCGGTCCTCGCCGCGATGTTCATCCTCGCCAGGCGGGCCGAGACGGCTGCCTACCGCCAGATCGAGGGCCAGCCCGGCGCGGCGTTGTCGGCGCTGCGCACGATCCGCCGCGGCTGGGACTTCCCCGAGGAGCCCGTCGCCATGGACCCCCGCAACCAGGACCTGGTGTTCCGAGGCGTCGGGCGGGCCGGCGTCGTCCTGGTCGGCGAGGGACCTGCCGGTCGCATCCCGCGCCTGCTCGACCTCGAGCGCAAGAAGATCACCCGAATCCTGCCGAACGTGCCGATCACCCTGATCCAGGCCGGCAACGGCGAGGGCCAGGTGCCGTTGCGGAAGCTCCCGCGCGCGGTCCAGCGGCTCAAGTCGACCCTGACCAAGCAGGAGGCCGAAGAGGTCACCAAGCGCCTGCGCTCCCTCGGTGGCGCGAAGCTGCCCATCCCCAAGGGCGTCGACCCCTACCGCGTGCGCCCCGACCGCAAGGGGATGCGCGGGCGCTAG
- a CDS encoding RDD family protein: MGSRREDLGSWLEGTPGDRQAGAVSRLGLPSDGSGSLAPLWRRLAGVGVDWALSLAVSAAFFPAGDEPLLPLLAGDPMATLAVFGVSTLVLVSLLGHTVGQRIAGLLVVRLRDVVGKPQDVSVVRPPGLVAGFVRTALLCMVVPAVVWDGAGRGMHDVAAGTVIVRR; this comes from the coding sequence ATGGGTTCACGACGGGAGGACCTGGGGTCCTGGCTGGAGGGTACTCCCGGTGACCGGCAGGCCGGTGCGGTGTCTCGACTCGGTCTGCCGAGCGACGGATCGGGCTCGCTCGCGCCACTCTGGCGCCGTCTGGCCGGGGTGGGTGTGGACTGGGCGTTGAGCCTTGCGGTGAGCGCCGCCTTCTTCCCGGCCGGCGACGAACCGTTGCTGCCGCTGCTTGCCGGTGACCCGATGGCGACGTTGGCCGTCTTCGGCGTCTCGACGCTGGTGCTCGTGTCGCTCCTCGGTCACACCGTCGGTCAGCGGATCGCCGGGCTCCTGGTGGTCCGGCTGCGCGATGTCGTCGGGAAGCCGCAGGACGTGTCGGTGGTGCGCCCGCCGGGCCTCGTCGCCGGGTTCGTGCGCACCGCCCTGCTGTGCATGGTTGTGCCCGCGGTGGTCTGGGACGGCGCAGGCCGTGGCATGCACGACGTCGCCGCGGGGACGGTCATCGTCCGGCGGTGA
- the glnA gene encoding type I glutamate--ammonia ligase: MFSSAEDVIAFIKEEGVKFVDVRFCDLPGVMQHFNVPAATVDAAFFTEGQMFDGSSIRGFQAIHESDMKLLADISTAYLDPFRVEKTLNVNMSIVDPYTDEPYSRDPRQIAAKAEAYLKSTGIADTAFFAPEAEFYIFDDIRFFTSQSESYYHIDSIEAAWNTGRKEDGGNLGHKTPYKGGYFPVPPVDHFADLRDQICLELDKLGLEVERSHHEVGTAGQAEINYRFDSLAKSADKVMLFKYVVKSVVHAAGRTATFMPKPLFGDNGSGMHVHQSLWKNGVPLFYDEKGYGGLSDMARWYVGGLLKHAPSLLAFTNPTVNSYHRLVPGFEAPVNLVYSARNRSACIRVPVTGSNPKAKRIEFRVPDPSSNPYLAFAAMLMAGLDGIKNKIEPPEPVDKDLYELPPEEHASIQQVPGSLGEVLDALEADHDYLTEGNVFTPDLIETWIEFKRANEIDPIRLRPHPHEFELYYDC, encoded by the coding sequence ATGTTCAGTTCCGCCGAAGACGTCATCGCCTTCATCAAGGAGGAGGGCGTCAAGTTCGTCGACGTCCGGTTCTGTGACCTGCCCGGGGTGATGCAGCACTTCAACGTGCCGGCAGCCACCGTGGACGCCGCCTTCTTCACCGAGGGTCAGATGTTCGACGGGTCCTCGATCCGTGGCTTCCAGGCCATCCACGAGTCCGACATGAAGCTCCTCGCCGACATCAGCACGGCCTACCTCGACCCGTTCCGCGTCGAGAAGACGCTCAACGTCAACATGTCGATCGTCGACCCGTACACCGACGAGCCGTACAGCCGTGACCCGCGCCAGATCGCTGCCAAGGCCGAGGCGTACCTGAAGTCGACAGGCATAGCCGACACCGCCTTCTTCGCCCCCGAGGCCGAGTTCTACATCTTCGACGACATCCGGTTCTTCACGAGCCAGTCCGAGAGCTACTACCACATCGACTCCATCGAGGCGGCCTGGAACACCGGCCGCAAGGAGGACGGTGGCAACCTCGGTCACAAGACGCCCTACAAGGGCGGCTACTTCCCGGTCCCCCCGGTCGACCACTTCGCCGACCTGCGCGACCAGATCTGCCTCGAGCTCGACAAGCTGGGCCTCGAGGTCGAGCGCTCGCACCACGAGGTCGGCACTGCCGGCCAGGCGGAGATCAACTACCGCTTCGACAGCCTGGCCAAGTCGGCCGACAAGGTGATGCTCTTCAAGTACGTCGTCAAGAGCGTCGTGCACGCGGCCGGCCGCACCGCGACCTTCATGCCGAAGCCGCTGTTCGGCGACAACGGCTCAGGCATGCACGTCCACCAGTCGCTCTGGAAGAACGGCGTGCCGCTGTTCTACGACGAGAAGGGCTACGGCGGGCTGTCCGACATGGCGCGCTGGTACGTCGGCGGTCTGCTCAAGCACGCGCCGTCGCTGCTGGCGTTCACCAACCCGACGGTGAACAGCTACCACCGCCTGGTCCCCGGCTTCGAGGCGCCGGTCAACCTGGTGTACTCGGCGCGCAACCGCTCCGCCTGCATCCGGGTGCCCGTCACCGGCTCGAACCCGAAGGCCAAGCGCATCGAGTTCCGCGTCCCGGACCCGTCGTCCAACCCGTACCTGGCCTTCGCCGCCATGCTGATGGCCGGCCTCGACGGCATCAAGAACAAGATCGAGCCGCCGGAGCCAGTCGACAAGGACCTCTACGAGCTGCCGCCGGAGGAGCACGCCTCCATCCAGCAGGTCCCCGGCTCGCTCGGTGAGGTCCTGGACGCGCTCGAGGCCGACCACGACTACCTCACCGAGGGCAACGTCTTCACGCCCGACCTGATCGAGACGTGGATCGAATTCAAGCGCGCCAACGAGATCGACCCGATCCGGCTGCGCCCGCACCCGCACGAGTTCGAGCTCTACTACGACTGCTGA
- a CDS encoding MMPL family transporter, translating into MLSNGTGRRLGALRGLGVLALLLVWLAVAGLGGSSMGKLSEVQENSAASFLPQGAESTRAAEAQRAFSDDAVLPAIVVVEGDGALTPDQLVAVQAFAAAVPAIELGPGTTIGDLLLAPAVAVPSEDGTAALITLSLDADAASEQIGEERVVNQVVAELRAATAGDLADAGLQAWVTGPAGAIADLVEAFGGIDGLLLLVALSVVFVILIIVYRSPSLPFAVLLTSLFGLAGAAFVVYELAKADVLVLNGQSQGILFILVVGAATDYSLLIVARYREELRRVESPYTAMRRALRASIEPVAASAGTVIAGLLCLLLSDLSSNSSLGPVAAIGIAGAFLAATTLLPALLLITGRRSRLVFWPRVPHVVEAPVAADGGSRAARARGDGEPLEHLEARSGLWGRVSGLIGRRPRLVWVGTAVALLGASAWLPTLQADGTGESDIFLTAVESVAGEEVLAAHFDAGQVQPVTVIAAEADLDAVVAAATAVDGVRSADPVTERAPGPPGAPADPDAPVLVVDGSVRIDVVTDAGSETQEAVDVVRDVRTAVHAVAQDALVGGAAAERLDTQLTSTRDLTVIVPAVLLVILLVLIVLLRAIVAPLIIVLANLLSFGATIGIGALVFNHVLGFPGADATVPLYAFVFLVALGIDYSIFLMTRVREESLVHGTREGVRRGLSVTGGVITSAGVVLAATFGALAVLPLLFLVQLAFLVALGVLIDTLVVRTLLVPGLIHDLGRASWWPWATRIRD; encoded by the coding sequence ATGCTTAGTAATGGAACCGGCCGACGTCTCGGTGCGCTGCGTGGCCTCGGCGTCCTGGCCCTGCTGCTGGTGTGGCTCGCGGTGGCCGGTCTCGGCGGGAGCTCGATGGGCAAGCTCTCCGAGGTCCAGGAGAACTCCGCCGCGTCGTTCCTGCCGCAAGGCGCGGAGTCCACCCGCGCGGCCGAGGCACAGCGTGCTTTCAGTGACGATGCCGTGCTGCCTGCGATCGTCGTGGTCGAGGGGGACGGCGCCCTGACGCCCGACCAGCTCGTTGCGGTGCAGGCGTTCGCCGCCGCGGTGCCGGCGATCGAGCTCGGGCCGGGCACGACGATCGGCGACCTGCTGCTCGCTCCTGCCGTCGCCGTCCCGTCCGAGGACGGGACGGCTGCCCTGATCACGCTGTCGCTCGATGCCGATGCGGCGAGTGAGCAGATCGGTGAGGAGCGCGTCGTCAACCAGGTGGTCGCCGAGCTTCGCGCCGCGACCGCAGGCGATCTCGCCGACGCGGGGCTGCAGGCCTGGGTGACCGGACCGGCCGGCGCGATCGCCGACCTGGTCGAGGCCTTCGGCGGCATCGACGGTCTGCTGCTGCTCGTCGCGCTCTCGGTCGTCTTCGTGATCCTGATCATCGTCTACCGTTCGCCGAGCCTGCCCTTCGCGGTCCTGCTCACCTCGCTGTTCGGTCTGGCCGGAGCGGCGTTCGTCGTCTACGAGCTGGCCAAGGCCGACGTCCTGGTGCTCAACGGGCAGAGCCAGGGGATCCTGTTCATCCTCGTCGTCGGAGCCGCGACCGACTACTCGCTGCTGATCGTCGCGCGCTACCGCGAAGAGCTGCGCCGGGTGGAGTCGCCGTACACCGCGATGCGACGTGCCCTGCGGGCATCGATCGAGCCGGTCGCGGCCAGCGCGGGGACGGTTATCGCCGGCCTGCTCTGCCTGCTGCTCTCGGACCTGTCGTCGAACTCGAGCCTCGGCCCCGTCGCGGCGATCGGGATCGCCGGCGCCTTCCTGGCGGCCACGACGCTGCTGCCCGCCCTGCTCCTGATCACCGGGCGGCGCTCCCGCCTGGTCTTCTGGCCGCGCGTCCCGCACGTGGTCGAGGCCCCGGTCGCCGCTGACGGCGGGTCGCGGGCCGCCCGCGCACGCGGCGACGGCGAGCCCCTCGAGCACCTCGAGGCCCGCTCCGGGCTGTGGGGCCGGGTGTCCGGGCTGATCGGCCGTCGGCCGCGCCTGGTCTGGGTCGGCACTGCCGTCGCCCTGCTGGGTGCCTCGGCCTGGTTGCCGACCCTGCAGGCCGACGGCACGGGTGAGAGCGACATCTTCCTCACCGCGGTCGAGTCGGTCGCGGGCGAGGAGGTCCTCGCGGCCCACTTCGACGCGGGCCAGGTCCAGCCGGTCACGGTGATCGCCGCCGAGGCGGACCTGGACGCGGTGGTGGCCGCCGCGACCGCCGTCGACGGTGTCCGGTCCGCCGACCCGGTGACCGAGCGGGCCCCCGGCCCGCCCGGGGCTCCCGCCGACCCGGACGCCCCGGTGCTCGTCGTCGACGGGTCGGTGCGCATCGACGTCGTCACCGACGCCGGCTCGGAGACCCAGGAGGCCGTCGACGTGGTCCGCGACGTACGGACCGCCGTGCACGCCGTGGCCCAGGACGCCCTGGTCGGTGGTGCCGCCGCCGAACGGCTCGACACCCAGCTGACGAGCACGCGCGACCTGACGGTGATCGTCCCGGCCGTGCTGCTCGTGATCCTGCTGGTCCTGATCGTCCTGCTCCGGGCGATCGTCGCGCCGCTGATCATCGTCCTGGCGAACCTGCTGTCCTTCGGAGCGACGATCGGCATCGGGGCCCTCGTGTTCAACCACGTCCTCGGCTTCCCGGGCGCGGACGCGACGGTGCCGCTGTACGCCTTCGTCTTCCTGGTGGCCCTCGGTATCGACTACTCGATCTTCCTGATGACCCGCGTCCGGGAGGAGTCCCTGGTGCACGGCACGCGCGAGGGGGTGCGACGGGGGCTCTCGGTCACCGGTGGGGTGATCACGAGCGCCGGCGTCGTCCTCGCCGCGACCTTCGGTGCCCTGGCGGTGCTCCCGCTGCTCTTCCTCGTCCAGCTCGCGTTCCTGGTGGCGCTCGGCGTGCTGATCGACACGCTCGTCGTGCGCACCCTGCTGGTCCCTGGTCTCATCCACGACCTCGGTCGGGCATCCTGGTGGCCATGGGCAACGAGGATCAGGGACTGA
- a CDS encoding MarR family winged helix-turn-helix transcriptional regulator, with amino-acid sequence MSEPAASGPAAPGADPVARFNQWPTGRLISAAARRIERDWNAHLSGWDLNHASLPVLFLLLRGPRSQHELAQASGVTEQTMSRIVARLERSAYVDRLPHAHDRRRHDVVLTASGRAALFEAGDPQVAEEMSIRGLDPDQVEQLRGLLTVMLAQRPHASDAGLTDALDHPFAAPPGGSDADHGADHG; translated from the coding sequence GTGTCAGAACCAGCCGCGTCAGGACCGGCCGCACCCGGCGCAGACCCGGTCGCACGGTTCAACCAGTGGCCGACCGGGCGGCTCATCTCGGCGGCCGCCCGGCGGATCGAGCGGGACTGGAACGCGCACCTGAGCGGCTGGGACCTCAACCACGCGAGTCTCCCGGTGCTCTTCCTCCTGCTTCGCGGACCCCGCTCCCAGCATGAGCTCGCGCAGGCCTCCGGCGTGACCGAGCAGACCATGAGCCGCATCGTCGCACGGCTCGAACGCTCGGCCTACGTCGACCGCCTGCCGCACGCCCATGACAGGCGCCGGCACGACGTCGTGCTCACCGCATCGGGTCGCGCCGCACTGTTCGAGGCGGGCGACCCGCAGGTGGCCGAGGAGATGAGCATCCGCGGGCTGGACCCCGACCAGGTCGAGCAGCTGCGCGGGCTGCTCACGGTCATGCTCGCCCAGCGTCCGCACGCCTCCGACGCCGGGCTCACCGACGCGCTGGACCATCCCTTCGCGGCGCCGCCCGGCGGCAGCGACGCGGACCACGGCGCGGACCACGGGTAG
- the lipA gene encoding lipoyl synthase, translating to MTIAPEGRRMLRVEARNATTPIEKKPEWIKTRATMGPEYTELKNLVKREGLHTVCEEAGCPNIFECWEDREATFLIGGDQCTRRCDFCQIDTGKPADFDADEPRRVAESVQAMGLKYSTVTGVARDDLPDGGAWLYAETVRRIHALNPGTGVELLIPDFNAVPELLTEVFSSRPEVLAHNLETVPRIFKQIRPGFRYDRSLSVITAARDAGLVTKSNLILGMGETYDEVIEALHALHDSGCELITITQYLRPSVRHHPVDRWVRPEEFVALSDEAVRIGFLGVMSGPLVRSSYRAGRLWGQAMRRRGQAIPAELAHLGEERTARQEASSLLAR from the coding sequence GTGACGATCGCACCCGAGGGACGCCGGATGCTGCGGGTCGAGGCCCGCAACGCAACGACACCGATCGAGAAGAAGCCCGAGTGGATCAAGACCAGGGCGACGATGGGGCCTGAGTACACCGAGCTGAAGAACCTCGTGAAGCGCGAGGGTCTGCACACCGTGTGCGAGGAGGCCGGCTGCCCCAACATCTTCGAGTGCTGGGAGGACCGCGAGGCGACCTTCCTCATCGGCGGCGACCAGTGCACCCGACGCTGCGACTTCTGCCAGATCGACACCGGCAAGCCGGCCGACTTCGACGCCGACGAGCCGCGGCGGGTCGCCGAGTCCGTGCAGGCCATGGGTCTGAAGTACTCGACCGTCACCGGCGTCGCCCGGGACGACCTGCCGGACGGCGGGGCATGGCTCTACGCCGAGACCGTGCGCCGGATCCATGCGCTCAACCCGGGCACCGGCGTCGAGCTGCTCATCCCGGACTTCAACGCGGTGCCCGAGCTGCTCACCGAGGTCTTCTCGTCGCGACCCGAGGTCCTCGCGCACAACCTCGAGACCGTGCCGCGGATCTTCAAGCAGATCCGGCCCGGGTTCCGCTACGACCGCTCGCTCTCGGTGATCACCGCGGCCCGCGACGCCGGCCTCGTCACCAAGTCGAACCTAATCCTCGGCATGGGTGAGACCTACGACGAGGTCATCGAGGCCCTGCACGCCCTGCACGACTCCGGCTGCGAGCTGATCACCATCACCCAGTACCTGCGCCCGTCGGTGCGGCACCACCCGGTGGATCGCTGGGTCCGCCCGGAGGAGTTCGTCGCACTCTCCGACGAGGCCGTGCGGATCGGCTTCCTCGGGGTCATGTCCGGCCCGCTCGTGCGGTCCTCGTACCGGGCGGGTCGGCTCTGGGGCCAGGCGATGCGTCGACGCGGCCAGGCCATCCCCGCGGAGCTCGCCCATCTCGGCGAGGAGCGTACGGCCCGCCAGGAGGCGTCGAGCCTGCTGGCCCGCTGA
- the sucB gene encoding 2-oxoglutarate dehydrogenase, E2 component, dihydrolipoamide succinyltransferase has protein sequence MTDSVLMPALGESVTEGTVTRWLKQVGDEVALDEPLLEVSTDKVDTEIPSPFAGTLTEILVAEDETVEVGTALATIGSADQAADAGEQPSAEQAPPAAEAPAADQAPDEVPESAPQETWAQPAATQEQAPAAPAAAPAAPSGGPSQDVTMPALGESVTEGTVTRWLKQVGDEVALDEPLLEVSTDKVDTEIPSPFAGTLTEILVAEDETVEVGTALARIGASGGAPAPSAPESTPESAPVEPAAVAEPERSDTGAGDEVATAPAVAPQPEARTEPQQAPTPVASAQPTASGGAGGYLTPLVRKLAAEKGVDLAALVGTGVGGRIRKEDVLDAAAKAEQERAARAAQEQAQAAAAAAAPAAPPAVPSAPRPAAAATSVSPLRGTTEKASRLRQVIATRMVESLHSMAQLTTIVEVDVTKVARLRARAKNDFRAREGVNLTYLPFFVLAATEALKAHPKVNGFLDGNQITYHGEENVGIAVDTDRGLVVPVIRSAGDLNLAGIARKIADLAERTRANKVTPDELSGATFTVTNTGSGGALFDTPIVPGGTSAILGTGGIVKRPVVATDEDGGEYIAIRSMCYLALSYDHRLVDGADASRYLMAVKRRIEDADFESEVGV, from the coding sequence ATGACTGACTCCGTGCTGATGCCGGCGCTCGGCGAGAGCGTGACCGAGGGCACCGTGACCCGATGGCTCAAGCAGGTCGGCGACGAGGTCGCCCTGGACGAGCCGCTGCTGGAGGTCTCGACCGACAAGGTCGACACCGAGATCCCCTCCCCCTTCGCGGGGACGCTGACCGAGATCCTGGTCGCCGAGGACGAGACCGTCGAGGTGGGCACCGCGCTGGCCACGATCGGCTCGGCCGATCAGGCCGCCGATGCAGGTGAGCAGCCGTCCGCCGAGCAGGCGCCCCCTGCCGCCGAGGCTCCCGCTGCCGACCAGGCCCCGGACGAGGTGCCCGAGAGCGCGCCCCAGGAGACCTGGGCGCAGCCCGCGGCCACCCAGGAGCAGGCGCCCGCAGCGCCCGCAGCGGCGCCCGCAGCGCCATCGGGCGGCCCGAGCCAGGACGTCACGATGCCGGCGCTCGGCGAGAGCGTGACCGAGGGCACCGTGACCCGATGGCTCAAGCAGGTCGGCGACGAGGTCGCCCTGGACGAGCCGCTGCTGGAGGTCTCGACCGACAAGGTCGACACCGAGATCCCCTCCCCCTTCGCGGGGACGCTGACCGAGATCCTGGTCGCCGAGGACGAGACCGTCGAGGTGGGCACCGCGCTGGCCCGGATCGGTGCGTCCGGCGGGGCACCCGCGCCGTCGGCACCGGAGTCGACCCCCGAGTCCGCGCCCGTCGAGCCCGCAGCCGTCGCCGAGCCGGAGCGGTCCGACACCGGCGCCGGCGATGAGGTCGCCACCGCGCCGGCAGTCGCGCCGCAGCCTGAGGCTCGGACCGAGCCTCAGCAGGCACCGACGCCGGTGGCATCGGCACAGCCGACGGCATCCGGTGGTGCGGGCGGCTACCTGACCCCGTTGGTGCGCAAGCTCGCAGCCGAGAAGGGGGTCGATCTCGCGGCCCTCGTCGGTACCGGCGTCGGCGGACGCATCCGCAAGGAGGACGTCCTGGACGCGGCCGCCAAGGCCGAGCAGGAGCGTGCGGCGCGAGCCGCGCAGGAGCAGGCTCAGGCTGCTGCGGCCGCAGCGGCGCCCGCCGCACCCCCGGCTGTACCGAGCGCACCCCGGCCGGCAGCAGCAGCGACGTCCGTGTCCCCGCTGCGCGGCACGACGGAGAAGGCGAGCCGCCTCCGCCAGGTCATCGCCACGCGGATGGTCGAGTCGCTCCACTCCATGGCTCAGCTGACCACCATCGTCGAGGTCGACGTGACCAAGGTCGCGCGGCTGCGGGCCCGGGCGAAGAACGACTTCCGGGCTCGTGAAGGCGTCAACCTCACGTACCTGCCGTTCTTCGTCCTGGCGGCGACCGAGGCGCTCAAGGCCCACCCCAAGGTCAACGGCTTCCTCGACGGGAACCAGATCACGTACCACGGCGAGGAGAACGTCGGCATCGCGGTGGACACCGACCGTGGTCTCGTCGTGCCCGTCATCCGCAGCGCCGGTGACCTCAACCTGGCCGGCATCGCACGCAAGATCGCCGACCTCGCCGAGCGCACCCGCGCGAACAAGGTGACGCCGGACGAGCTCAGCGGAGCGACCTTCACGGTGACGAACACGGGCTCGGGTGGCGCCCTGTTCGACACCCCGATCGTGCCGGGCGGGACCTCAGCCATCCTCGGCACCGGCGGCATCGTCAAGCGCCCGGTCGTCGCGACGGACGAGGACGGTGGCGAGTACATCGCCATCCGGTCGATGTGCTACCTGGCGCTGTCCTACGACCACCGACTGGTGGACGGGGCGGATGCGTCGCGGTACCTCATGGCCGTCAAGCGGCGCATCGAGGACGCGGACTTCGAGTCGGAGGTCGGCGTCTGA
- a CDS encoding Gfo/Idh/MocA family oxidoreductase, with translation MGNEDQGLTLRFGVIGYGDSGRGIHARLLREAGHTVTDVVTRDGARAAAAHADWPGVHVHDDVAGLLGRAADVDAVVVATPSGRHVEHAMAVVAAGVPVVVDKPLALDADGASTIVAAAQAAAVPLTVFQNRRWDSEQLTLLGLLASGALGRVHRFERRWERWRPVPKNRWKENAVGQGGGLLLDLGAHLVDSATQLFGPVASVYAEIRALTTPAEDDVFLALEHVSGTTSHLWAGSLVGAPDRAPGCSAARVPTS, from the coding sequence ATGGGCAACGAGGATCAGGGACTGACACTGCGGTTCGGCGTCATCGGCTACGGCGACTCGGGCCGGGGCATCCACGCGCGGCTGCTGCGCGAGGCGGGGCACACCGTGACCGATGTGGTCACACGCGACGGTGCGCGGGCGGCAGCGGCGCACGCCGACTGGCCCGGGGTGCACGTGCACGACGACGTGGCCGGCCTCCTGGGTCGCGCCGCGGACGTGGACGCCGTGGTCGTCGCGACACCCAGCGGCCGGCACGTGGAGCACGCCATGGCGGTCGTGGCGGCCGGGGTGCCGGTCGTCGTCGACAAGCCGCTCGCCCTCGACGCCGACGGCGCGTCGACGATCGTGGCCGCGGCGCAGGCCGCAGCGGTCCCGCTGACCGTCTTCCAGAACCGGCGGTGGGACAGCGAGCAGCTGACCCTCCTCGGCCTCCTCGCGTCCGGTGCGCTCGGTCGGGTCCACCGGTTCGAGCGTCGATGGGAGCGTTGGCGCCCGGTGCCCAAGAACCGGTGGAAGGAGAACGCCGTCGGGCAGGGCGGCGGGCTGCTGCTCGACCTCGGTGCGCACCTGGTGGACTCCGCGACCCAGCTCTTCGGGCCGGTCGCCTCGGTCTACGCCGAGATCCGTGCCCTGACCACACCGGCCGAGGACGACGTCTTCCTCGCCCTCGAGCACGTCAGCGGTACGACGAGCCACCTGTGGGCGGGCAGCCTCGTCGGCGCCCCGGACCGCGCACCCGGGTGCTCGGCAGCGCGGGTGCCTACCTCGTGA
- a CDS encoding TIGR01777 family oxidoreductase yields the protein MHVVIAGSHGLIGTALVEHLARRGHHTRRLVRHEPTSSREIGWDPAAGRLAPEDLRGVDAVVNLGGVGLGDHRWTPRYRQEILQSRTGPTALIARTLADLAGSAGAPAVLLQGSAVGYYGDRGDEILTEASSPGVGFLPDVVQAWEAATATAEHAGVRVAHLRTGIVMARDGGSFGRLLPLLRLGVGGPLGSGRNVWSWITLADQVGAIEHLLTADVRGPVNLTAPSPARQSDVVAAVARELHRPSVLRVPRIALKVAIGDFADDVLSSQHALPTVLTASGYEHVHPDLAGAAAWLTGRTNGSHRPR from the coding sequence ATGCACGTCGTCATCGCGGGTTCGCACGGTCTGATCGGCACGGCCCTCGTCGAGCACCTGGCCCGTCGTGGCCACCACACCCGACGACTGGTCCGCCACGAGCCGACGTCGTCCCGCGAGATCGGGTGGGACCCGGCCGCGGGCCGGCTCGCTCCCGAGGACCTGCGCGGCGTCGACGCCGTGGTGAACCTCGGCGGGGTCGGCCTCGGCGACCACCGCTGGACACCGCGGTACCGGCAGGAGATCCTCCAGTCCCGCACGGGTCCGACGGCCCTGATCGCACGGACGCTCGCTGACCTCGCGGGCTCCGCCGGCGCACCGGCGGTCCTGCTCCAGGGCTCGGCCGTCGGCTACTACGGCGATCGCGGTGACGAGATCCTCACGGAGGCGTCCTCGCCGGGTGTCGGGTTCCTGCCCGACGTCGTGCAGGCGTGGGAGGCCGCGACCGCGACGGCAGAGCATGCCGGTGTCCGGGTGGCCCACCTGCGGACCGGCATCGTGATGGCCCGCGACGGCGGGTCGTTCGGCCGGCTCCTGCCCCTGCTCCGGCTCGGCGTCGGCGGCCCGCTCGGCAGCGGTCGCAACGTGTGGAGCTGGATCACGCTCGCCGACCAGGTCGGGGCCATCGAGCACCTGCTGACCGCGGACGTCCGAGGTCCGGTGAACCTCACGGCGCCCTCGCCCGCGCGCCAGTCCGACGTGGTCGCCGCCGTCGCGCGCGAGCTGCACCGGCCGAGCGTCCTGCGTGTCCCGCGGATCGCCCTCAAGGTCGCCATCGGCGACTTCGCCGACGACGTGCTGTCCTCCCAGCACGCGCTGCCCACCGTGCTCACCGCGAGCGGGTACGAGCACGTGCACCCCGACCTCGCCGGGGCCGCCGCCTGGCTCACGGGTCGGACGAACGGGTCGCACCGACCTCGCTGA
- the lipB gene encoding lipoyl(octanoyl) transferase LipB, with product MEFVSLDLGVRQVDYTEAWALQRQVHAEVVDGLRPDTVLLVEHTDVYTAGRRTAAWDRPADGTPVIDVDRGGKITWHGPGQLVAYPIVRLAAPVDVVAYVRALEHGVIDTCAALGLPTVRVDGRSGVWCHADAPGTGDRRDRKVAAIGVRVAKGVTMHGVALNCDPDLVAFSRIVPCGLPDADVTSLSAELGRDVTIGDAEPVLREHLTARLAPVLAARGHRTTVVG from the coding sequence GTGGAGTTCGTGAGTCTCGACCTGGGCGTCCGGCAGGTCGACTACACCGAGGCCTGGGCGCTGCAGCGCCAGGTGCACGCCGAGGTCGTCGACGGCCTGCGGCCGGACACCGTGCTGCTCGTCGAGCACACCGACGTCTACACCGCCGGGCGGCGCACCGCGGCCTGGGACCGTCCCGCCGACGGGACGCCCGTGATCGACGTCGACCGCGGGGGCAAGATCACCTGGCACGGTCCCGGTCAGCTCGTCGCGTACCCGATCGTGCGGCTCGCCGCACCCGTCGACGTCGTGGCGTACGTCCGGGCCCTCGAGCACGGCGTGATCGACACCTGCGCCGCCCTCGGGCTGCCGACCGTCCGGGTCGACGGCCGGTCCGGCGTGTGGTGCCATGCCGACGCGCCGGGCACCGGCGATCGCCGGGACCGCAAGGTGGCTGCGATCGGGGTGCGGGTGGCCAAGGGCGTCACCATGCACGGCGTGGCCCTGAACTGCGACCCGGACCTGGTCGCATTCAGCCGGATCGTGCCGTGCGGGCTGCCGGACGCCGACGTGACGTCGCTGTCCGCCGAGCTCGGCCGCGACGTCACGATCGGTGACGCCGAGCCCGTCCTGCGGGAGCACCTGACCGCGCGGCTGGCACCCGTCCTCGCCGCGCGAGGTCATCGGACGACTGTCGTAGGCTGA